In Chitinophaga oryzae, the sequence CCCGCCCACGATATAACCACTCACCACCGACTCATTGTAATTAAAATTCCAACCCACGTTACCATCAAACTCCAGCGCTGATTTCACCCCCAGCGGCACATAGTATTTGGCATTAACGACCAGCCGCTGATAGTTATTAAACCGGATCCCCGCACTATCGAGGTCCAGGGGCGCGCCCCCGTTGTTGACGGTAATACCGGAATGCTGGTTGTAGATATATCCCCCCTCTATGTTGAACAACACCCCGCTGGTAGGATACATCTTGCGGTTGAGCGAATTTACCCCCAGAAAAGCGTAGGAATTCAGCTGATTGGTGCTGCCCCTCACCTCCACAAACGGCGAAAACTGCGGTTTGTATTTGATATACTCCCACCGGGTACCGGCGCCAAAAGCGACATTACCACCAAGAGAATACTGCAGGTTGATGTCCACGTTCGCATATTTATTGCGGTATGGCTGCATCTTCGTCAGGTCTTCATCATAGAACGTCAGACCCGTATTTTCATAATACGCTCCCAGGCCGAAACCGAAATCACGGCTGCGTCCCAGGTATTTGAAGTACTGCGCCTCCAGCCGCGGGTTCTCGCTGATCGCCACGCTCACAAACGAACGGGAGTTGGGAACGATGAAATTCCGCTGCGTCAGGTTGAGGATAGCGCTGGCGCCGGTAAGCGTGTTATAGTTGAGTGCGAACTTCACATAGGTAAGCGGGTTCTCCTCCGCTGCAATCTCCATCCTGTACTTACCATACCCTTCGGGATGCAGGTTATAGGTGATCAGTTTATAGAACCGCGTACCATACACCCGCTGGATACCTTCCCGCAGCTGCGCATTGGTATAACAGCCGCCGGGCTTCAGGTGCAACCGCTGCAGGAAAAACTTTTCATCGGAATGTATGAGTCCCGACACATGCACGCTGCTCAACTCTATGTCCGCTGCAAACGGCAGCCGGCCAACGCTCTCCAGGTGGGCGTTCAGCGAGTCTGCCAGCCGTTTGAACACCGGGTACATGGCCCGCCCTTTCCGCTTGCCGATCTCGATGATGGAATCCACGCTGCCAAAAGCAGCGGCGGAATAACTTTCCAGCTCCTCATTGATCGGGATATAGATATCGCATTGCTTACGGGCTTTTTCAAAATCGGCGGCGTCTTTATAAAATCCCAGCTGATACAGGATATCAAACGGGGTGACCAGCTGGTCGGCTTTGCGCAGGCCACCGCTCACATTGGAGCCGATTGCAATATCGGCGCCCATCTCTTTGGCGGTAATGACCGGAAAATTGCGGACCACACCGCCATCCACCAGTTTGCGGTCGCCTATTTTCACCGCGGTGAAGATGGAAGGAATAGCCATACTGGCACGCATGCTCGTCACGATCTCGCCCGAGTCCAGCGTCACGATCTGGCCCGTAGCCACGTCCGTAGCGATGCACTTGAACGGGATGTCAAAAGTGGTGAAGTTCTTTTTGTCTTTCACCGGCCAGCTGAGTTTGGCCAGCTCCAGCCACAATGCCTCCCCGGAAATAACGCCGGAGGCCAGCTTCGGCCGGCCGTATTCAAACGGTATCTCGATAATATATTTGTTGTACTCCGCCTTCTCTTCATAAGAAATATCGGTCAGCACCGGCTGATTGGTAAAAAGGCTGTTCCAGTCCAGGCGGCGGGCCACCGCTTCGATAGAATCGCCGGAGTACCCCATGGCATAGAGCGCTCCCACAATACTACCCATGCTCGTTCCCGTGAGATAATCGATCTTGAGCCCCGCACTGTCAATGGCTTCGAGGATACCAATATGCGCGAGCCCACGGGCGCCGCCACCACTGAGGGTTAGCCCGATCTTAGGTCTGTTGGGGGCAGACTGCTGCGCCTGTACACCCGTACAGAAAAACAACTGACTGAATAACAATACGAAAATTAGTCTGCCGAAATGTAGTAACTGTCCCTGGTTCATCATAGTTTATTGCAGCTGTTATTAAAGATAAGGCTTTATTCCATTCAAGATTCCTGTCCGCAAACTTGCACCCATAATATTTATTTACTATCTTTTTTGCTTCAACGCACAACCAAAACCCATCGCTTAAAAATTAGCCAATGCAACAAACCGGGACTAAAACCATCTGGCAGGTGATCATGGCCTCTTCTGCCGGTACACTGATAGAATGGTATGACTTCTACATCTTCGGCAGCCTGTCGGCCATCATTTCCGAGAAATTCTTTCCGCCCAGCAATCCGGAACTGGCATATATCGCCACCCTGGCTACTTTTGCTGTAGGCTTCATCGTAAGGCCTTTCGGCGCCATCGTTTTCGGACGGCTGGGCGACCTGGTAGGCCGTAAATACACCTTCCTCCTTACCCTGCTGATCATGGGCGGCTCTACGTTCGCCATCGGCCTCATACCCAGCTACCACACCATCGGGGTACTGGCGCCCATGCTGGTGTTGATACTACGCCTGTTACAGGGACTGGCCCTCGGCGGCGAATACGGCGGCGCAGCCACCTATGTGGCGGAACATTCGCCCAACCACCGCCGCGGCTATTATACCAGCTTCATTCAAACCACGGCTACCCTCGGCCTGTTCGTCTCGCTGGCGGTCATCCTGATCACCCGCTCTGTCATGTCGCCCGCCGACTTCAACAACTATGGCTGGCGTATCCCCTTCCTGCTCTCCGTACTGCTGGTGATCATGTCTTATTACATCCGCATCCGCCTGCAGGAATCCCCGCTGTTCATCCAGATGAAAAAAGAGGGCAAAACATCAGCGAACCCCATCAAAGAGAGCTTTGGCAACAAAGAAAACCTGAAACTGGTACTGATAGCCCTCTTTGGCGCGGCCATGGGCCAGGGCGTGGTGTGGTATACCGGGCAGTTCTATGCCCTGTCTTTCCTGCAGAAAACGATGAACATCGAATTTGTGCAGTCCAATATCATCATCGCGCTGGCGCTGCTGCTGGGCACACCGCTGTTTATCTACTTCGGGTCCCTGTCCGACCGCATCGGCCGCAAGAAAATCATGCTGGCAGGCATGCTGATCGCCGCCCTGGCCTACTATCCCATCTATAAGGCCATGGACACGATCGGTGACGTGAAACAGAAAACGGAACTGACGGAACTGTATAAGATCGAAAGCAACCAGTCGAAAAACGACGCGGGCCAGTTTGTACAGCAAACCACTAAAGTACATACCTATAGCGACGGCAGCGTGCTGCGCATCAGCGATGGCAAACCGGAGCTAACGGTAGACAATACACGGATGGCCATCCTGGTATTCCTGATTTTTGTACAGGTGGTGTTTGTTACGATGGTTTACGCCCCCATTGCAGCTTTCCTCGTGGAGATGTTCCCCACCAGGATACGGTACACCTCCATGTCGTTGCCTTATCATATCGGCAACGGCGTTTTCGGCGGACTGCTACCCACTATCTCTACCATCCTCGTTACCAAAACCGGCAACCACCTGGCCGGACTGATATATCCTATAGCCGTGGCCGTTATCTGCTTTCTGATAGGCCTGGTGTACATTAAAGACAATAAGAATATGGAAATCTAGGTAACGGATTTACGGATTTACGGATTTACGGATTTTGGGATTTACGAATTTTGGGATTTTGGGGATAATAATGCGAAGATTATCGTCAAATCAAATATCTGATATGTCAGTCTTCGCATTATTATCCCCAAAATCCCAAAATCCGTAAATCAAAAAATCTCTAAATAAAAAAATCGTGAAGGTCGTTGAGCTGCAGGTATGGATGCTCCTGCATCAGCTGTTTTACTTTCGCAGCGTATGTGCGACGGAACTGCTGGTGCTGGCTGCTCTCCGGGTTAAACGGACGGTGCTGTGCCGCCCTGTTGATATCGGCAATGGTATGCAATAGCGGCTGGCTGCCGCTGTAAATGGCTGATTTCACGACATGGTCCCACACATAATTGACAGCCGTTTCGTTAGGATGTACCATGTCTTCCTTATAAAAGCGGTAATCGCGCAGGTCATCTATCACCAGTTCATAAGCAGGAAAATAGAAAAGGCGGGAGAATTTGTTGACCATATGATGCACTGCCTGCAACAGCACTGCTTTGCTGAGGTTATTCTCCACCACGCCGTCACGCACGTACCGCACGGGACTGACGGTAAACAGGATATTCACTTTCCGGTTACGGAAAAACAGCCGGTGCATCATGTTATCCAGCGCGGTCACTATCTCTTCCACGGTCAGCAGTCTTTTATAGAAGCCGGCTGCCGGCACTTTGTGGCAGTTGCCCACCAGGAGGCTTCCTTCCTTGAGAAAATAAGCATGGGCGGAGCCCAGCGTCAGCACCAGCCAGTCGGCCTGCTCCAGCGCCTGGATGGCTGCCTGCTGTGAAGCGTTGATCTGCTCCAGCACCGCTTCCGGGGAAGTGCCGGAGAAGCGGCTGTGGTGGTCCCAGCTGTGCCAGGTATCCTGGTGCTGAAAGAGGTCTTCCCGGGTATACGTTTTCCCGTCCAGGTAGGTGGTCAGCGCGTGGGTGAGGCTCAGCGGATTAAAGAGGATGCCGTGGGGATTAAGCAGGGTATCGAAACGGTGCTCCTGCAGTTTAGCCCCTATTTCTTCGGCGAAACAGGAGCCCATGAGCATGATCTTGTCGGTATATTGAATACCCGGCTCGATGGTATCTACCGGGAAACTCAGGTGAAATTGCATGTATTAGTCTTTAAACACCACGTCTGCCAGCTGCTGAGCGGCCTGCAGGGCGGTCATATCGAGGTCCAGCGGCGCCTGGCGCTGCTGACAGAACCAGATCAGGTTTTCGGTGGCCAGGTTGCCCACCAGCTCGTCTTTGGCCATCGGGCATCCGCCGATGCCTTTGATAGCACTGTCGAAACGGCGGCATCCCTGCTCCCATGCGGCCTGCACTTTCTCTTCCCAGGAGTGCGGGGCGGAATGAAAGTGAGCGCCGAACTCCACCCGCGGATAAGCCGGTATCAGGTGACGGAACAGGCTGGTGATCACATCCGGGGTAGCCACGCCCACGGTATCGGCCAGCGAGAGAATATTGATGTCCATTTTCGCCAGTTCATCTACCCAGCGCAATACGATCTCCGGGCTGTAAGGGTCTTCATAAGGATTGCCAAAGCCCATGGAGATGTATACGACCAGCTCCTTGCCGTTTTTGAGGCAGAGCTCCTGCATGGTCTGCACCTGCTCCAGCGATTCGGCGATGGTTTTATTGGTATTTCGAAGCTGAAACGTTTCGGATACGGAGAACGGGAAACCGAGATAGTTGATTTCTTCATGGATAACAGCCTCTTCTGCGCCCCTTACATTTGCTACGATGGCCAGCATTTTACTGCGGCTGGCCGAAAGGTCCAGCCGGGACAATACCTCGCGGGTATCTGCCATCTGCGGAATAGCTTTGGGGGAGACGAAACTGCCAAAGTCCAGGGTATCGAAACCCACTTTGAGCAAAGCTTGCAGGTAGTTTACCTTTTCTTCCGTGCTGATCATCCTGTGCCATCCCTGCATGGCATCACGCGGACATTCGATTAACTTCATCAATTACGAATTACGAATTACGAATTACGAATTGTGGTCTGTTTTGTCTGTAGAATACCCAAACTTACAAAGAATTCCCAATTCGTAATTCGTAATTCGTAATTCGTAATTCGTAATTAACTGCGCTGCTTCATCGCCTCATAGAGGATGATCCCTGCGGCCACAGACACGTTGAACGATTCGAAGTTGCCAGCCATAGGGATGCGGAACAATACATCGGATGCTTTGATCAGCGCAGGGTACACGCCTTTATCTTCGGAGCCCATGATCACGGCCACCGGCTCGCGGAGGTCGCAGTCATACAGTTTGATCTCTGTTTCCATTTCACTGGAAAGGACTTTGATACCGTTGAGATGCAGGGTATCGATCGCTTTCAGGAGGCTGTTGACCCGGCATATCGCTATCTTTTCGAGCGCGCCGGCGGAAGATTTCATGGCTTCCTCGTTGAGCGCCGCAATGCCTTTGTCGGGGATGATAATGGCCTGAGCGCCGCAACATACCGCGCTGCGGGCGATGGCGCCGATATTGCGGACATCCGTAATACCGTCGAGTATCAGAAAGAGCGGTGTTTCTCCCTGGTCAATCACGTGGGAGATCACGTCCTGTAAGTCGAGATAGGAAACCTGGCCGGTGAGGGCGATAACGCCCTGGTGGTTGGCCTGGGTGAGGCCGTTGAGTTTTTCTACCGGCACTACATTGATAGGAATATTACCGAGAGCCGCCTTTTCTTTGATCTGAGGGATAATATCGCCGGTGGCGGAGCGCAGCATATAGATACGTTCTATCGGTTTGCCGCTGCTGAGGGCTTCCATCACCGGCTGCCGGCCGATAATCAGTGACGACTGCTTCGGACGCGGGCTGGCGGGCCTTTTGGGTCCGCCTGGTCTTCTTTCACCTTTGAAAGCGTTAAATTTTCTTTCCATTTGCTGCAAAGAAACGCTTTTTCTGTCAATCCAGCTCTCCTTCCAGCATCATCAGCTTTATTTTCTGGATGGCGACAACGGAGATGGAATCTGTGATATCATAGTTTTTAACCATCTGATAAACTTCCTCAAACGGCAATTTTTTCACGAAAAGTTCCTCGGTATCTTCCGGCTCCGCCGTCCGCTGTTCCAGCTCCCGCGCCAGGAACACCACGCCGGTTTCGTCCGTCACGGAATTGGAGACTGCCAGCTCACAGATCACGTCCCAGCGATTGGCCACCAGTCCTGTCTCTTCCAGCAGTTCCCTTTTGGCGGTTTCCAGCGGCACTTCTCCCAGCGGGCCGCCGCCTTCGGGTATCTCCCAGCTGAACTTTTTCAGCGGGAAACGGTACTGCCCCACGAGATAAGTGTTCTGTTGATCATCCAGCGCGATGACGCCGATAGCCAGGTTCTTGAAATGCACCACGCCGTAGATACCAGGGCCACCGGCAGGGTTCAGGCCCTCATGATGGACCACCTGTATCCAGTTGTTATCATATCTGACCTCGCTGGAATGTATCGTCCAGGGATTATCGTATTCAGTCATTTAGTTATTTTGTTATTGAGCTATTTGGATATTTTATCAATGCACCAAAATAACAAAATAATCAAATAGCCAAATAGTAATAGAAGGAGTTGGTGTCTTTCCGGAAGCCTTTGGACTGGTACAGTTTCTGTGCGCCGGTATTGGCGACATAGGTCTGTAACATCACCCAGGCGGCATCTGTTTTCCGCCCATGTTCCACAGCTGCATCCACCAGCGCGCCGCCGGCGCCTTTGCCCCGGTGCTCGTCCAGCACATATACATCGTTGAGCAACCATCCCCGCTTCATGCCCAGCGAGGTAAACAGCGGATAGAGCTGCGCAAAGCCTACGATCTCATCTTTGTCGAAAGCGATGTAAATCACGCTGTCCTGTTGTTTGATCCTGTCACTGATAAATGCCAGCGCCCCTTTGAAATCCGGCGCCTGATCAAAATAACTGCGGTATGCATCGAATAATACGGCTACTTCGTTGGTGTGCATGGCTGTTGCCTGGACGACTTCCATAAGATGTAATTTATGTTTGCGGGATAACCTGCCTTAAATTTAGCGCATTTCGTCTTACAAAAAAAAGATGCTCATCCGGTAAAAACCGGGGCGAGCATCGGACTCTTAACTTCTACCTTAAATATTTATTGCAACTGTTTCTGTTTGTTTTTATTCACGGCGTCATTCACCAGGTATACGCCGCCAACGGTCACCAGGCTGCATAACCCCATGAGCCATGTCAGGTTCTCTTTCAACAGCACCCAGCCTAACAATACGGCCACAATAGGATTGATGTAGGCATACACCGATGCCAGTGACGGCGGCAGGTTATTCAGCGTAAACACATACGCGGAATAACTGAGGATCGATCCCACCAGGATGAGGTATAACAGGCTTTCCCACAACTCTGTGGTGAAGGTGCCGGCATCCAGCTGTTGCCCCATGAACAGGGTAGCGATCAGCAACATCACAATACCGCTGAACAACATCTGAAATCCTGCGCCGAAGAGGTAGTTCACCCCCAGCGCCCACTTGGCGGTCAATACGGAGCCCAGCGCCCAGCAGATACAGGCGAAGACGGACAACATAATGCCGAAGCGGAAATCGGGGTTCATAAGGCTCGATAAATAGTTATAAAAAATACCCGCCACCCCGGCAAACCCCAGTAACATCCCCACCAGCAGCTGTATGCTGATACGCGTTTTCTTCACCAGGAAATAACTGAAGATGGTGATCCAGATAGGCACGGTGGCACTGATCACCGCTCCCAGCCCGCTGGGAATATACTGCATGGCCCATGTCATGAGGCCATTGCTGCCTACCAGCATCAACAAGCCCATCACAAAGAGTTTGGACAATACTATTTTCTCGGGCAGCTTATATCCCTTCAGGAGGAAAAAGCCTGTGAGCAGCAACCCGGCCGTACTTTGCCTGAGACCTGCCAGCATAATCCCGTGGATGTGCCGGACGCCGATTCGTGAAGCCAGATAAGTGGTTCCCCAAAAGATACTTACGATAGCCAACGCGATATACGCATTGGTGCTTGGTTTACGCATATGTATGTTGATTCAGAACGGTAACAGCAACTTCTTTCATGGTCTGATAAGCCAACTGTACATCGTTGGCCGTAGTACGCCAGTTCACCAGCGCCGCGCGGACAGCCGGCTGACCGGCATAAACCGTGCGCGTCATGCACACCACGCCGGAGGCGTTCAGCGCCTGCAGGAACCGGTTTACCGCCGCTTCCTGCTCCTCTTCGGGCACGTTCAGCGTGAAACACGCTACACACATCCTCACGGGCGCCAATAAACGAAAAGCAGGATCTTTCTCCAGCAAATCGCCCAGCCGTTGTGCCAGCGCCACGTTTTCTTCCACGATGTGCCGATAGCCATCCTTACCATAGGCCAACAGTGTGAACCAGGCCGGCAAGGCGCGCATACGGCGCGAGTTCTCGGGTACGTAATTGATGTAGTTAAAATTTTCTGCAGGATCGCCCAGGTAAGCAGCGCCCGCATTCTGAAACACTTCCACCTGCAGTCCCGGGTGCCGGGAGAAAATCATCGCTGCATCATAAGGTACGTTCAGCCATTTATGCGCATCGATGGTGATGGAGTCAGCATCCTCCCATCCATGCAGCAAATGCCGGTGATGCTCACTGCAGGCTGCAAATCCACCGAAAGCGGCGTCGATATGTAACCAGAAAGCATATTGTTTTTTCAGTTCCACGATAGCGGCGATATCGTCAAAATCCACCGTATTCACCGTGCCGGCGCTGGCCACATAAATCACCGGCTGTCCTTTCCGGGATTCGAGATAAATACGCAGCGCTTCAATGTCCACACTCTCTCTTCCCGGCAGCGCCGGTATCTTCACCACATTATCGCGGCCCAGTCCCAGCACAGCCATGGACTTGGTGATGCTGGAATGCGGCACACAGGAGACCACCTGCAGGTCCTGCAGTCCGGCTATGCCCTGTTTGCCGATATCTATCCCCCGCTGCTGTCCCAGCCATTGCCGGCCCAACGCCAGGCCGGTGAGATTGGCCATGGTAGCACCGGTAACGAAACAGCCAAGGAATGCTTCCGGCAAACCGAACAGCTGCTTCAATAAAGCAATGGTTTCCGTTTCTATGGCAAAAGCAGCAGAACCTTTATCAGAAGCATTCAAATCCATGGTAGCCGCGAGCCAGTCGCCCATCAGCGCAGCCGGCGTTACCCCTCCCGTCACAAAGCCCCAGTAGCGCGGACCTGCAGACGCCGTAATGACGTTGCCATACTGCTGCCGGAACAGCTCCAGCGCAGCCACGCCACCCACTCCCTCTTCCGGCAACGTCTGCCGGACAGGCATGTCAATTATTTTGTCCGCCGCCAGCCTGTCGAGAGAGGATAAAAATTTACTGCTGAATTCTTTGGTCAACTGTAGCAGGCGGTCCGTATGTTTTAAATCTTCCTGGAGCTTCATCATGTGGCGGTTTAATCGGGAATGGATAGGTTCATTGCTTTCAAGCCTCAAAATTGCACATAAAATAAATCTTAAAACAGATTCAGTTTTGTGTTTTTTGAGCATATCAGATGGAAGTGTAAAAAAAGCAGGAAACATTGAACAAACATGCTAAAGTCAAAAGCCCAGGCCAGCACAGTCTGTCAGCGCGCTAAAGCATAAAATTGCTTACATTCATACTAAACCATATCCGATGAGCCATTGTTTTACCCAATTGCATCTGCAAATTGTATTTGCAGTTAAATACCGGGCAGCGTTAATAGCCCCCGGCTTCAGGCAGGACCTGTATAAGTACATGGCAGGCATAATTAATAACCGGTCACATTCCTGTCTTATTATCAACGGCATATCCGACCATGTCCATATTCTTGTCCGCATGAGTCCTGCCGAGTCAATTGCATCGCTCACACAAACCATCAAATGCAATTCCTCACGGTGGATCAATGATCACCAGCCTCTGCCCAGAATATTCAGGTGGCAGGAAGGATATGGCGCCTTTTCCTATTCTAAATCCCATGTTCCCAAGGTGGTCCGGTATATCGAAAACCAGGAACAGCATCACCGGCAACGCACTTTTCAGGAAGAATATCAGAACATGATAAACAGGTATAAAAACCATACTGAAACACCCCATCCATTTTTACCATTAATTTGATTTTTATATACGCCGCAATCCGGCTACGCATTTTTTGATCCCAGGGCTCACGCCCTGGGCTACGATGTTATTCAAATCCATTCACATGATGGTTTCTATCGTTAATGGGAATTCTATTCCTAATTTCAGGATAACCATGATATTCTTCTTGAACGATAAAAACATATCGTTGAAAGAAATCGAATAACATCGTAGCCCAGGGCGTGAGCCCTGGGATCAAAAAATGCGTGTTCAATTATCGGGAGTTTAAATAAGCCCCCAGGGCTCACACCAATCCCGAAAACAAAT encodes:
- a CDS encoding patatin-like phospholipase family protein, which gives rise to MMNQGQLLHFGRLIFVLLFSQLFFCTGVQAQQSAPNRPKIGLTLSGGGARGLAHIGILEAIDSAGLKIDYLTGTSMGSIVGALYAMGYSGDSIEAVARRLDWNSLFTNQPVLTDISYEEKAEYNKYIIEIPFEYGRPKLASGVISGEALWLELAKLSWPVKDKKNFTTFDIPFKCIATDVATGQIVTLDSGEIVTSMRASMAIPSIFTAVKIGDRKLVDGGVVRNFPVITAKEMGADIAIGSNVSGGLRKADQLVTPFDILYQLGFYKDAADFEKARKQCDIYIPINEELESYSAAAFGSVDSIIEIGKRKGRAMYPVFKRLADSLNAHLESVGRLPFAADIELSSVHVSGLIHSDEKFFLQRLHLKPGGCYTNAQLREGIQRVYGTRFYKLITYNLHPEGYGKYRMEIAAEENPLTYVKFALNYNTLTGASAILNLTQRNFIVPNSRSFVSVAISENPRLEAQYFKYLGRSRDFGFGLGAYYENTGLTFYDEDLTKMQPYRNKYANVDINLQYSLGGNVAFGAGTRWEYIKYKPQFSPFVEVRGSTNQLNSYAFLGVNSLNRKMYPTSGVLFNIEGGYIYNQHSGITVNNGGAPLDLDSAGIRFNNYQRLVVNAKYYVPLGVKSALEFDGNVGWNFNYNESVVSGYIVGGMNKMVRNQLPFVGVFEGEVISSKVAAVQAAWQWEVVRNIYAIPRVGAALYNGSLLGAENKYSGLTGYGLGGGYSSRLGPIEATMMYSDQSGKLKFYVNLGFNF
- the rlmB gene encoding 23S rRNA (guanosine(2251)-2'-O)-methyltransferase RlmB gives rise to the protein MERKFNAFKGERRPGGPKRPASPRPKQSSLIIGRQPVMEALSSGKPIERIYMLRSATGDIIPQIKEKAALGNIPINVVPVEKLNGLTQANHQGVIALTGQVSYLDLQDVISHVIDQGETPLFLILDGITDVRNIGAIARSAVCCGAQAIIIPDKGIAALNEEAMKSSAGALEKIAICRVNSLLKAIDTLHLNGIKVLSSEMETEIKLYDCDLREPVAVIMGSEDKGVYPALIKASDVLFRIPMAGNFESFNVSVAAGIILYEAMKQRS
- the tnpA gene encoding IS200/IS605 family transposase produces the protein MSHCFTQLHLQIVFAVKYRAALIAPGFRQDLYKYMAGIINNRSHSCLIINGISDHVHILVRMSPAESIASLTQTIKCNSSRWINDHQPLPRIFRWQEGYGAFSYSKSHVPKVVRYIENQEQHHRQRTFQEEYQNMINRYKNHTETPHPFLPLI
- a CDS encoding EamA family transporter — encoded protein: MRKPSTNAYIALAIVSIFWGTTYLASRIGVRHIHGIMLAGLRQSTAGLLLTGFFLLKGYKLPEKIVLSKLFVMGLLMLVGSNGLMTWAMQYIPSGLGAVISATVPIWITIFSYFLVKKTRISIQLLVGMLLGFAGVAGIFYNYLSSLMNPDFRFGIMLSVFACICWALGSVLTAKWALGVNYLFGAGFQMLFSGIVMLLIATLFMGQQLDAGTFTTELWESLLYLILVGSILSYSAYVFTLNNLPPSLASVYAYINPIVAVLLGWVLLKENLTWLMGLCSLVTVGGVYLVNDAVNKNKQKQLQ
- a CDS encoding pyridoxal phosphate-dependent decarboxylase family protein; its protein translation is MMKLQEDLKHTDRLLQLTKEFSSKFLSSLDRLAADKIIDMPVRQTLPEEGVGGVAALELFRQQYGNVITASAGPRYWGFVTGGVTPAALMGDWLAATMDLNASDKGSAAFAIETETIALLKQLFGLPEAFLGCFVTGATMANLTGLALGRQWLGQQRGIDIGKQGIAGLQDLQVVSCVPHSSITKSMAVLGLGRDNVVKIPALPGRESVDIEALRIYLESRKGQPVIYVASAGTVNTVDFDDIAAIVELKKQYAFWLHIDAAFGGFAACSEHHRHLLHGWEDADSITIDAHKWLNVPYDAAMIFSRHPGLQVEVFQNAGAAYLGDPAENFNYINYVPENSRRMRALPAWFTLLAYGKDGYRHIVEENVALAQRLGDLLEKDPAFRLLAPVRMCVACFTLNVPEEEQEAAVNRFLQALNASGVVCMTRTVYAGQPAVRAALVNWRTTANDVQLAYQTMKEVAVTVLNQHTYA
- a CDS encoding GNAT family N-acetyltransferase, encoding MEVVQATAMHTNEVAVLFDAYRSYFDQAPDFKGALAFISDRIKQQDSVIYIAFDKDEIVGFAQLYPLFTSLGMKRGWLLNDVYVLDEHRGKGAGGALVDAAVEHGRKTDAAWVMLQTYVANTGAQKLYQSKGFRKDTNSFYYYLAI
- a CDS encoding MFS transporter → MQQTGTKTIWQVIMASSAGTLIEWYDFYIFGSLSAIISEKFFPPSNPELAYIATLATFAVGFIVRPFGAIVFGRLGDLVGRKYTFLLTLLIMGGSTFAIGLIPSYHTIGVLAPMLVLILRLLQGLALGGEYGGAATYVAEHSPNHRRGYYTSFIQTTATLGLFVSLAVILITRSVMSPADFNNYGWRIPFLLSVLLVIMSYYIRIRLQESPLFIQMKKEGKTSANPIKESFGNKENLKLVLIALFGAAMGQGVVWYTGQFYALSFLQKTMNIEFVQSNIIIALALLLGTPLFIYFGSLSDRIGRKKIMLAGMLIAALAYYPIYKAMDTIGDVKQKTELTELYKIESNQSKNDAGQFVQQTTKVHTYSDGSVLRISDGKPELTVDNTRMAILVFLIFVQVVFVTMVYAPIAAFLVEMFPTRIRYTSMSLPYHIGNGVFGGLLPTISTILVTKTGNHLAGLIYPIAVAVICFLIGLVYIKDNKNMEI
- a CDS encoding hydroxymethylglutaryl-CoA lyase, with translation MKLIECPRDAMQGWHRMISTEEKVNYLQALLKVGFDTLDFGSFVSPKAIPQMADTREVLSRLDLSASRSKMLAIVANVRGAEEAVIHEEINYLGFPFSVSETFQLRNTNKTIAESLEQVQTMQELCLKNGKELVVYISMGFGNPYEDPYSPEIVLRWVDELAKMDINILSLADTVGVATPDVITSLFRHLIPAYPRVEFGAHFHSAPHSWEEKVQAAWEQGCRRFDSAIKGIGGCPMAKDELVGNLATENLIWFCQQRQAPLDLDMTALQAAQQLADVVFKD
- a CDS encoding NUDIX domain-containing protein, which codes for MTEYDNPWTIHSSEVRYDNNWIQVVHHEGLNPAGGPGIYGVVHFKNLAIGVIALDDQQNTYLVGQYRFPLKKFSWEIPEGGGPLGEVPLETAKRELLEETGLVANRWDVICELAVSNSVTDETGVVFLARELEQRTAEPEDTEELFVKKLPFEEVYQMVKNYDITDSISVVAIQKIKLMMLEGELD
- a CDS encoding GSCFA domain-containing protein, with the translated sequence MQFHLSFPVDTIEPGIQYTDKIMLMGSCFAEEIGAKLQEHRFDTLLNPHGILFNPLSLTHALTTYLDGKTYTREDLFQHQDTWHSWDHHSRFSGTSPEAVLEQINASQQAAIQALEQADWLVLTLGSAHAYFLKEGSLLVGNCHKVPAAGFYKRLLTVEEIVTALDNMMHRLFFRNRKVNILFTVSPVRYVRDGVVENNLSKAVLLQAVHHMVNKFSRLFYFPAYELVIDDLRDYRFYKEDMVHPNETAVNYVWDHVVKSAIYSGSQPLLHTIADINRAAQHRPFNPESSQHQQFRRTYAAKVKQLMQEHPYLQLNDLHDFFI